One Salvia splendens isolate huo1 chromosome 1, SspV2, whole genome shotgun sequence genomic window, GAGCTCGATCTCCGATACGACGCCGGAGGAGCACGTCGCGCACTGCCTAATGATGCTTTCCAGAGACACATGGCGGCAGAAGATTGGCAGGGGATACGAAGgagacgaggaggaggaggaatcgAAGAAAATGGCGATGAAGAGTAAAATCAGAGGGAGATACAGGTGCGAGGAATGCAACAAGCTGTTCCGCTCCTATCAGGCGCTCGGCGGTCACAGAGCCAGccacaaaaaaatcaaatccGCCGCCAccgcaccgccgccgccgccggagaAGAGCGGCGGGGTTAAAATACACCAGTGCCCCTTTTGCGACAGGATTTTCTCGTCGGGGCAGGCGCTTGGCGGCCACAAGAGATCGCACTTCATCGGCGCGGCGGCGATTTCGACGAATCGTAACTCGACTGAGAAGAACTCGTCGAGAATTTCTCAAGTTTTGAGCATAGATCTGAATCTCCCGGCGCCGGCCGACGATGATGAAGGAAGCCAAATCGCGATTTCGGCGGTTTCTGATGCGGAATTCGTTTGCAACGTAAAGCAATGACGGTTGAATTTCGAggtaaaaagaaattaaagttgGGAggaagttttgattttttgttgttatttaattgcatttgaatATGACTGTTTGCATTAATACAGAAATCACATAAGTTTTGATTCTCATTTATTTGGGGCTATGTTTACTTTCACTGTTTATGCCTAACATAATTCTGCGTTTTGATAAATAGGGATTTAAtgatttatcaattatttatgtttgaatAAAGAAACTGGAAATTTGAGGACAGAAAAAGCAAAGTTTTGGGGTTTCTTCTGTCATGGAATACTGTTGGTTGCAGTAATTAATTCTTGAACTTTGGATTTTTGTGTGGTTTATCTTTAAGAAAGGGGATTATgctcttttaaattaaattgaaaggaTGAACAATGATTATCCACATATATATGTAGATGTAGTAGTGACTCAAATTCTCGACATACTATTATTTAGATGTTATTACGAACTATTTTTGGTTTCAAAGACAGGATTATCGATTATGTTTCATTTCAAAATATTGAGATCCTAACAATAGCTTGTAGAATCATTTTAGTTAAGCTAAGGTTATGTGTCGATTTGATTTCACTATTATGGACTTTAAACATTTACCTCAAAATCTTACAAGTGTGAAATTCAtactattataattaaaatgttATGTCACTTTGTCAACAAAGTCCTTTACAAGAATAAATACGCTGTTTACTATACGGACATAAAATACTCCGTACTATACATATCCCAAGTGTATGGTTTATAAACAAATCTTAAGAATGtaactatattttttatttcaattttgttcataagaaatttgagagagaagattTGGAATATTATTGTACCAATTATATAAT contains:
- the LOC121800952 gene encoding zinc finger protein ZAT4-like, with the translated sequence MDKKHRCKLCYRSFANGRALGGHMRSHMMKFYAEGKDLEQESGEIEHDFQSSSSPSSSSSDEESEEGLMSSYVLRDKRKNAAIAADRRDFVAQDGESETESLKIWRRSKRVRESRASDFEQSSPLSSISDTTPEEHVAHCLMMLSRDTWRQKIGRGYEGDEEEEESKKMAMKSKIRGRYRCEECNKLFRSYQALGGHRASHKKIKSAATAPPPPPEKSGGVKIHQCPFCDRIFSSGQALGGHKRSHFIGAAAISTNRNSTEKNSSRISQVLSIDLNLPAPADDDEGSQIAISAVSDAEFVCNVKQ